Within the candidate division KSB1 bacterium genome, the region AGACGCGGTTCATGCCGGACAGCAGCCGGACGAATCCACCGGCGCGGTAATCACGCCGATTTTTCAGACGGCGACGTATGCGCAAGAGGCGCCGGCGGTGCACAAAGGTTATGAATACGGCCGCACCGGCAATCCGACGCGGCTGGCTTTGGAGAAAAATCTCGCGGCGCTCGAGCGCGGCAAATTTGCATACGCCTTCAGCTCTGGCATGGCCGCGACCTCGACGGTCTCGCAGCTTTTGAAAACCGGCGATCACGTGGTTTGCACCGCGAATGTTTACGGCGGCACAGCGCGTTATTTCCGCCAAGTGATGGCGCATTTTGGTTTGCAATTCGATCTTGTTGACACCTCGAAGATTTCCCACCTCGAGCGCGCCTGGCGAAAAGAAACGAAAATGCTTTTTGTTGAAACGCCGACAAATCCGCTGCTCATCATTTCCGATCTTCACGCCCTGGCCGCGTTTTGCCGCGATCGGCAGGCGCTGCTCGTTGTCGACAACACGTTCATGAGTCCCTATTTTCAAAGGCCGCTGGAGCTTGGCGCCGACATCGTGCTGCACAGCACCACGAAGTTCATCAACGGCCACAGCGATGTTGTCGGCGGTATCGTCATCACCAATCGCCCGGAGATTGCCGAACGGCTGTCGTTTTTGCAGAACGCGGTCGGTGCGGTGCCGAGTCCGTTCGATTGTTGGCTCATTTTGCGCGCGACCAAAACGTTGCCGCTGCGCATGCGCCAGATCAACACCAACGCGATGGCCATCGCCCAATTTCTCAGCCGCGACCGGCGCGTGCAAAAAGTTTATTATCCCGGTTTGAAGGATCACCCGCAACACGAGCTGGCAGCGCGGCAGCAGCTCGATCCCTATGGCCAGCCCGGCTTCGGCGGCATGATTTCGTTCGATCTGCCGGATTTTGAAACCGCGAAAAGATTTTTAACCGGCATCAAGCTTTTCACCCTGGCCGAAAGCCTGGGCGGCGTCGAAAGCTTGATCTGCCACCCGGCTTCGATGACGCACTCCTCAGTCCCGGCGGAAGAACGCCGCCGCA harbors:
- a CDS encoding PLP-dependent aspartate aminotransferase family protein — encoded protein: MGYQTDAVHAGQQPDESTGAVITPIFQTATYAQEAPAVHKGYEYGRTGNPTRLALEKNLAALERGKFAYAFSSGMAATSTVSQLLKTGDHVVCTANVYGGTARYFRQVMAHFGLQFDLVDTSKISHLERAWRKETKMLFVETPTNPLLIISDLHALAAFCRDRQALLVVDNTFMSPYFQRPLELGADIVLHSTTKFINGHSDVVGGIVITNRPEIAERLSFLQNAVGAVPSPFDCWLILRATKTLPLRMRQINTNAMAIAQFLSRDRRVQKVYYPGLKDHPQHELAARQQLDPYGQPGFGGMISFDLPDFETAKRFLTGIKLFTLAESLGGVESLICHPASMTHSSVPAEERRRIGLSDGLLRLAVGIEDVDDLIADLQQGLAKL